A portion of the Scylla paramamosain isolate STU-SP2022 chromosome 2, ASM3559412v1, whole genome shotgun sequence genome contains these proteins:
- the LOC135112085 gene encoding uncharacterized protein LOC135112085 — MWKRAVWLEGKKEEEGVVPSSWVLEENQTLFWPQGVNAENALHNQQEPDPASWRKFMLKKVKITSDSFQECDTYHLTSTVESSESNSDPDEGLLMRKRRKRCKKNLPDDFVSSENLHEAVHMKPASQKPQVTTSQDKVASAPSQVVLPTPPPKVSLDMRSTRTHGMMECSATKDSVSSKTSKSSDNSDGSGQHDRRHHDTPYQKRNHDRGDNLDHHDRRHHDTPHRRRSHDQGDVLKKFSDSNVTEIQMIVAAKLRNAPKLKNEN; from the exons ATGTGGAAACGAGCAGTTTGGTTGGagggtaagaaagaagaagagggtgtGGTGCCATCCAGCTGGGTATTAGAAGAGAACCAAACCTTGTTTTGGCCACAAGGAGTTAATGCTGAGAATGCCCTTCATAATCAGCAAGAACCAGACCCTGCATCATGGAGAAAGTTTATgttgaaaaaagtgaagatcaCTTCTG atAGTTTTCAAGAATGCGATACCTACCATCTGACATCTACGGTGGAGAGTTCTGAGAGCAACAGTGATCCTGATGAAGGTCTACtcatgagaaaaaggagaaaacgttGTAAGAAAAATCTGCCTGATGACTTTGTCAGCAGTGAAAACTTACATG AAGCTGTCCACATGAAGCCAGCCTCACAGAAGCCACAGGTCACAACCTCTCAAGATAAGGTAGCTTCTGCTCCTTCACAGGTTGTActtccaacacctcctcctaaGGTGTCTTTGGATATGCGGTCCACCAGAACCCATGGGATGATGGAGTGCAGTGCAACAAAAGATTCGGTATCCAGCAAGACATCCAAGTCATCTGACAACAGTGATGGCAGTGGCCAGCATGACAGGAGACATCATGACACGCCTTACCAAAAAAGAAACCATGATCGAGGTGACAATCTTGACCACCATGACAGGAGACACCATGACACACCTCACCGAAGAAGAAGCCATGACCAAGGTGACGTGCTTAAAAAGTTCTCAGATTCAAATGTGACAGAAATACAAATGATAGTTGCAGCAAAATTGCGTAATGCTCcaaaattgaaaaatgaaaattag